TTTGGAGGCAGTTTGCTTGATGAAGTTTGCTTGATGATAAAGttggattatttatttatttatttattgtgaGACAAATTGTTTTATTCTTTACCCTTTTATGGTCAAAGAGAATCATTTGAGAACTTGGTTTTTGCatcttttttttacttcaatcTTTGGGTGTTTTTTTTGGATGTTGATGTGTGAATTGTGGTGCAAATTCGAGGAAAGTTGAATTTTCTTTTCGGTTCTTTAATTTTCCTTTGGTGTTCATTTGATTGGATTTGTGTGGACTTTTCTGCAAATAATTTAGAAGGACCGGGTTTTAATAGaggaatttgtaaaagttatagtTTTGGTTGAAAATGGCAGTGATGGTGTCAATTGCAACGACATCTCTTCGTGGTCATAGTCCTTTGCATGGTAGAGTTTCTGTTAGGGTCATAGGATTAAAATTgtgttattcaattattattggatgagaattgatttatgttttatagagcATGTAATTTGCAGGCTAAGATCACAATTTTAGTTTCTTCATTTAATcttatcttttttgtttttgttttgttttattgcaGAAACAAGTTATTTagttcaaaaattataaaagaattttaaattaacttatgtttttaatctcattttttttgtttttgctttgttttttataacttttaaattaatggGCTGAGCCGAACTCGGGATTGGACAAATTTTCAAGCCGATATATCAGGCCGAACTTAAAATATGGGCTTAAAGGTTTTTCTGAGCCCGTTCATGATCATATgtactatttttgttttaggggagttatttaagtatgttacagaatttggagaaaaaaagTCATTTTCGATCAGTAGAAAAAAGTATCCAAAATTAATCGATCAACGCCGCTGGGATGTCCAACTTTTTCTCCAAGGCGGAGGTGACAAGCAGCGGCCGCCCTGTCCTCCTACGCAACGAAGTCGAATGCCACCTTCTCTCCGCCGTCGACCTCGAACCTGAAGACCACCGTCACTTCTCCCTCTTAAAATCGGGTCTCCTCATCCTCACCACCCACCGCCTCATCTGGCTACCTTCTTCGTCCGCCTCCACCCCTACTTCCGCCTCAGCCATCCCTCTTGCTGCCATTTCCCACATCTTCTCTTCTAAAAAATCTCTAAAGTCAGTCTTCCACTCCCCTAGGATCCGCTTCCAAGTCCTCGTCTCGTCCGATGGTCGGGTCTTCGATCCAGGATCCGAGTCTGGTTCCAGTTCAGGTTCGGGCTCGAGATCAGTCGTAGTAACGGCAGTGATTAGAGGGAAGGGGGACTGTGATGGGTTTTTGGTGAAGTTTTGGGACAGTTGGCGGGCGAGAGCTTGGGAGACTACTGAGACTTCAGATTCCGGCTCAGCGTCGGCTTCGGGTTCAGGGGCAGCCACAGGAACCGGTGGAGGGTTGTACTCGAGTGATGGGTCGGTGAGGATGGTTGGGGTGGCGGGTATTTTAAGGAAGGAGCAAGAAATGTGGGAGAGTACTGATAAGAGTTTGCAGGATGCTTTTCAGGACTTAAATGCTCTCATGGTAATGCAGATAATTTGTTCCATTCTGACGATTTGGATTTagtttttatgtaaattttgtattataaatacttttaatttcctTGTAGTTAACAAATTGCATTGAAGAATATAGCAGCTACTTGGTTTAGTCCCTGCTATGATTGACATTGGTGAATGCTAGTGGACCATATCATGATTTAGgatataagaaaattaaacttttgtGTCAATGCCAtgtataaaatgatttgattagGCTTAGTTTAGTTCTATCGTTTTATCGCAAAGATAGGTTCCGAGCTGTAGTTAATGAATATGATGTTAGTAGTCTCTCTCTTTTGCTTGTTTTCTTACATTCCAAtcattcaagttttaaaatgcTTTCGGGTTTTCAGAGTAAAGCTAAAGAGATGGTGATGCTAGCAGAAAAAATGAGACAAAAGCTTTTGTCCGGAACAAGTTCTCAAACAATTGGAACAAATGATGACGATATGGGTTCAAAGGAAGAGATGCAAGATTGGTTGTTGAGTGTTGGCATAATATCCCCAGTCACTAAAGAGTCTGCAGGTGCCCTGTACCATCAACAATTGTCCCGTCAGGTTCTCGTCTCTCCTCTTTTCCCCCttgttagttttaatttattcgcttaataatttttctcaatAGAGTTTAGTTTATCATTCTGTTAATACAATCAATGTTCATAGAATTCAGGAATTCTTTTATGGTTTATTTGGCTCTAAAGAAATCCTTAGAGTAAGACGGTTTTGTAGTTCGGGATTAGTTGATTACAGTTCTGTGATTCAAGACTTTGATGACAAAATACTCCCAGAagatattttactttttattttgctttatgCTTGCATATCCCAGGGATTCttcaatgaaaatataaaattagtcatccaaaattttattattgagtTGGTAAATGACTTGCTATGTATAGTACATTTGCTTTTGGCTTTTACTTGACTTTCTTTTTAGAgctagttttgattttatttcttgGCACCTCAGCTGGCAGATTTTGTGAGAATTCCACTGGAGAGAGCAGGTGGAATGATCAACCTTATAGATGCCTATTGTCTCTTCAATCGTGCTCGTGGCACAGGTTTGGTTTAATGCTAACTTCATCTCTTGTGGTCATTGTATTTAGGTTTGTTTAGTTACGTTGTGAACTTGAAATTTCTTAAtctaatttttgttgttgaaaatattatgaCCTACAAAATAAGTGTTTTGGCTAACTTagttctcctttctttttcaaaggaaaaaggaaactttcaaaaacattGTAGTAGTAGATCTTTATGTAATTAACATCTAAAGCTACAACATTTAATGGAGGCTTGAAAGTAGTTAGAGTTGTTTGAAGTTCTCTTTATATTTCACGgatgctaaattttttttatatcttttccAAATAAATCAGACCGAAACTTTGGATTTCCAGCGGCCAACAATGTTTAATTCTTTCGAAGTTGCGGTAAAGAGAAGATGTATTATCTCCATTAacatattcttcttcttcatcatcagtCCCAGATTGTGGCATATCTccatcaatatatttttaataactgCGGGCATTTTCAACTTTGCTTAATTAAGCCTTCCTTTTGTTGTTCTAAATCCATGTTGCACGCATAACTCAATTGTGAAGATTTCTTTGACCTCACAATCTTATCTTGTGGTTGATGCTAAACATTCCTTTCTAGAACTGGCTAAAGCCTGTTCTTTTGAGTCCTGTAACATTgctttttctttattatgatttttttatgctttttgtAAGCAAAGAGGACATTCAAATTAATGAAGTTATTATTCtgtgtaaaataatttaaatgtttcTGTCCCTGAATGTATTTCATCCCACTCAGAACccgttcttttcttttttctaattcGCTTAAATTTCCGAAGTATGCCATTGTTTCATGTACTTTCAGTATTTTGAAAGCTTTATGAAAATAACTGGCTTCTGGCTTCTTTGTATCTCTTTTTGTTCTCAGAATTGATCTCTCCAGATGATATGTTGCAAGCGTGTTCTTTGTGGGAGAAATTTGATGTGTATGTATGATACTATTATCATTTTCTTAAGTTTACATAATGATATTAAGAAATCATACTTGGCGTTCGAACTCTTTGATCATATTATGCATTGTTTAACAGTCCAGTGATGCTTAGGAAGTTTGATAGCGGAGTTATGGTGATCCAAAACAAGTCCCATAGTGATGAGGAGGtaatccatttcaatttctGTCTTTGATAAAATTCTTTTTCAGTTttatattaaagaattttcctttccttttttctatTAGCCCTCTTTTCCCTAATTGAAACGAATTCAATGCTTTTGAAAGCTGTTTGCTAAAGAAAGAACTTACCTGTCTTTTTCGTAATAGTTTCCTTGAATCTTTCTGAAGGGGAGAATCTTGTATGGAACTTGAACAATGCTAAATCactttattgtaaaaatatgatagCCTGAAAGGTGATAGATTACTGCTGTGTTTGTCTCCAACAAGACACGCCAATTATTAGAAGTTTAAACTTTCAACTTGAAGGTGTAAGGTTGAAATCTGTAGGAGTCACAGTTGATGGGATGGGAGAGGTCTATCATATTAATGTTGGGCCATTCTGTCATTTGCaaatagattttaagttaaacaCATATATGCATGATTGATATACTTTGCTGGAAAAAGGTAGAAGCGTATTTTGTTCACTACTTTAACTTTAACCTGAAACATAACTTGTCTGTTCATCCGTAGGTTTTTGCTAGAATCAAAAGCCTTGTGACTAAGCCTGAAGCGCTTCTAACTGGTATAAGCCCAACTGATGCTGCAATGACATTAGGGATTGCTCCGGCCATGGCCAAGGAGCATCTTCTAACTGCAGAGATCAAAGGTACAATCTGCTTTGCTTTCTCTTTAAATATGTGTAAGttgcaaatatttattatttacttgtGTATTGGCAGGTTTGCTATGCAGGGATATAAGCCCCGATGGCTTTCGATTTTATATTAACCTGTTTCCTGAAATTGACCCATGTAATATGTATTTGTAAGTCTTATgcttctaattaatttaaagacCTCCCTTTATTGTATGTAATTCC
The nucleotide sequence above comes from Gossypium raimondii isolate GPD5lz chromosome 13, ASM2569854v1, whole genome shotgun sequence. Encoded proteins:
- the LOC105782407 gene encoding vacuolar protein sorting-associated protein 36 — encoded protein: MSNFFSKAEVTSSGRPVLLRNEVECHLLSAVDLEPEDHRHFSLLKSGLLILTTHRLIWLPSSSASTPTSASAIPLAAISHIFSSKKSLKSVFHSPRIRFQVLVSSDGRVFDPGSESGSSSGSGSRSVVVTAVIRGKGDCDGFLVKFWDSWRARAWETTETSDSGSASASGSGAATGTGGGLYSSDGSVRMVGVAGILRKEQEMWESTDKSLQDAFQDLNALMSKAKEMVMLAEKMRQKLLSGTSSQTIGTNDDDMGSKEEMQDWLLSVGIISPVTKESAGALYHQQLSRQLADFVRIPLERAGGMINLIDAYCLFNRARGTELISPDDMLQACSLWEKFDVPVMLRKFDSGVMVIQNKSHSDEEVFARIKSLVTKPEALLTGISPTDAAMTLGIAPAMAKEHLLTAEIKGLLCRDISPDGFRFYINLFPEIDPCNMYFVKNYGICSTWIKAVSSTG